AATTCGCAGAATGCGGGCGCGGGTGTGTTGGGCTTCCGTCACAATGCCAACTTGGGCACCAGTCAGGGAAATGGCCGGTTGTCCCAACTCCTGCAATGCCATACTCAGCAGAGCGATCGAAACTTGTTCGCCTGTCGAAAGTAGCATATCCATTTCCCGACGACTGGGATTGGCGGAAATTTCGTAAGCTAGTTTAACTAGACCGTCGGTCGTTTTACCCATTGCTGAAACAACTACTACCAAAGAGTTGCCAGCTTGGGCTGCTTTCCAGACGCGCTGTGCTACTGCTTGGATACGTTCTACCGACCCAACTGAACTGCCACCGTATTTTTGAACAATTAGTGCCATAATCTTATTTTCCCAAGAGCCTCCTGCTTTCTTGACCCATTGAAGCGCAAAACCTGACAGGGTTTTATCGTTGGCTGCTGCTGCGGCTGAAAAATATCGCCGCTTCACCAGCTCGAATAGAGGCGTTAAATAGCGATCGACTAATTTAACTTACCAGACTATGCAAGAGGGTATCAGTGTAACTTCGTTTTTGTTTATCAAAATCTTGAGAGAGTATGAAAAGACACATTTACCCGTTTGGGGAAACAATAATAAACAATAAAGAAGAAAGTTAGCGCTTTAAACGATCGCACTCTTAGTAAGCACTCGCCTAACAGCTGCATCGGGTATGGCGTAAGGCCGAATCGGCCAATATATAAGAAGGAGGGTGGCATATGGATAGTTTGCCCGAACCTATGAAGACAAATTTACTCAAGGAAATTTTCCCTGATGGCGGGGAAATGGGTAAACTGATGCGATCGCTTGACTGGTCGGCTACTCCCCTTGGCGCTGTGGAAACTTGGTCGGCGAGTTTGCGAACATCTGCGTGCATCTGTTTGGCTTCTCCTTTCCCGACGATCGTCTGGTGGGGGCCAGAACTCATCCAATTTTACAATGATGCTTGTCGCCCGATACTGGGTACAGCAACACAAGATCGCGCTTTGGGACAGCCGGGGCATTGCTGTTGGTCAGAAAAATGGGAAACGATCGGCCCAATAGTGGAAGCAGTTCTTCTGGAAGGTAAGGTTGTCCGATCGGAAAAGCTAATGCTGTCTCCAGATAGCAACGGTGATACAAAGCAGCACTACTTCACTTTTTGTTGTAGTCCAATTTGGGATGAAACGGGAAAAGTGGGTGGTGTGTTCGCTGCTATTAAGGAAACGCAACTCCAGGAAGACGAAAAATTACACCGAAGAGAACGAGAATTCAAGGCGCTGGTGGAAATTTCACCAGATATTATGGCTCGTTTCGATAAAGAATTACGTTACGTCTATGTTAACTCAGCAATAGAAAAAGCAACGGGAATACCAGCATCAAAATTTATCGGCAAAACAAATCGGGATTTAGGGATGCCAGATGAGATTTGTTCTTTCTGGCAAAATCATCTTCAATATGTATTTGCAACGCTCGAAGAGCGCGTTATCGAGTACGAGTTTCGCGCTACAGAAGAAACTCAATATTATCAATCGCGTCTCGTTCCTGAATTTGACAAAAATGGTGCGATCGAATATGTTTTGGGCATTACTCGCGATATCACTAAGCTCAAACAAACTGAGTCAGCGCTGTTAGAAAGCAATCAAAGATTGGAGTGCCTCATTCAAGCTTCCCCCCTAGCCATTATTGCTCTTGATGTGCAAGGGAAGCTCAAAATGTGGAGTCCATCTGCCGAACGTATATTTGGCTGGAGCGCACAAGAAGTACCATTAGATATTAGATCGGTAATTTTAGATTTGGGATTACAAGAAATCGAAAATTCTACATCCAAGGAAGTGCGTTGGCAGAAAAAATCTGGTGCGGAAATAGACGTTTCCATCTGGGCGGCACCGATGTACGATGCTAAAGGTAATATATCCGGTACAATCGCTGCAATTGCAGATATCAGCGATTGCAAACGGGCACAAGTAAAAAGCGAAAAATTAATTAAACTCCTCGAAAGCGAACAGGCACTCTTAGAAGCTGTGTTACAGCAGATGCCGGCAGCAGCCATCATCGCTGAAGCACCTTCGGGAAGGTTACTTCTAGGCAATAAGTTGGTGGAGAAAATTTGGCATCAGCCTTTTCTAGAAGCTGATAGCATTCTGCAATACCAGAAGAATTACAGGGGTTTCCATCCGGATGGACGACTTTACGCACCCGAAGAATGGCCTTTAGCGCGATCGATCGCTACTGGTGAGGTGATCACCGATGAGGAAATTAATTTCCAGCGCGGTGATGGCAGTCGTGGTATAATGCGCGTCAGATCTACCCCAATCTACAGCTACGAAGGGGCGATCGTTGCTGGAATCATGACTTTTTACGACATTACCGAACGCAAGCGGGCTAAGGAAGCCCTGCAAGCAAGTGAGGAAAGATTCCGAACTCTCGTTAATTCTATGCAGGATATCGTCTTTACTTTGGATCGGGAACAGCGCCATACGGGTGTGTTTGGCTCTTGGTGGGAGAAGACGGGTGTTAAACCGGAATTCTTTTTGGACAAGACTCCCCGCGAGATTTTAGGTGAGGAAGCGGCGGCAATTCACGAAGAAGCCAATCAAAGGGCGCTTGCTGGAGAAACGGCGATCTATGAGTGGTTGTTTCAAAGCGCTAATGGCACTGAATATTGTCAAACTTCCGTATCTCCGTTACGAAATGGTGATGGGGAAGTGATCGGACTTGTTGGGGTGGGACGCGATATTACTAAACTGCATCGGGCCGAAGAAGCGCAGCGGTTTCTTGCAGAAGCTAGTAAAGTGTTAACGGCAACACTTGACTACGAGACGACTCTGAGAAGCGTAGCGCGTTTGGCTGTGCCTTACCTAGCGGACTACTGCGCTATTTTCGTATGGGAGGATGGGGGGCAGATCCGCCTGGTAGCCTTTGCCCACAAAGATCGATCGCAAGAAAGACTGCTTGAGGAATTGCAATCCTACCCGCTGGACTCCAACTCGAATGCGCCGGTAGCGCAAGTGCTGCGTAGCGGTCAACCGTTGTTGATTGAAGATGTTTGCAACTATACAGCCAGCTTGCTTAATGTGGCTTCCGAAGCAGGCTCAGAAGGCAATATTTTTAAGCTGTTTGAGGCGCAGGGCAGCGATGTCGATCGTTATCGGTTTATGGGCGAACTCGCTCCCAAATCGTTGGTAGTGGTGCCTTTGGTGGCGCGGGGGCGAACGCTGGGTGTAATTTCTTTTACTGGCACAGAGTCGCGGTGTCGGTATCAGCCAAGCGATCTAGCTTTGGCAGAAGATCTGGCTTACCGCGCTGCTTTGGCTTTTGACAATGCGCGGCTGTACACACAAGCTCAAGAGGCAAATCGGATTAAGGATGAGTTTTTGGCGATCGTCTCCCATGAGTTGCGGACACCTTTGAATGCGATACTGGGTTGGGCAACTCTGCTGCGGAAGCGCCAGTTCGATCGAGCAACGAGCGATCGCGCTTTGGAGACGATCGAACGCAATGCCCGATCGCAAAGTGAATTGATCGAAGATTTGCTGGATGTCTCGCGAATGCTGCGAGGTAAAGTTTCTCTGAGTCTCCATCCGATCGATTTGGTTGCTGTTATGGAAGCCGCAACTGAAGCTGTACGTCCCTCTGCTCAAGATAAGGGTATCGAACTTAAGTTGCTCTGCCAAGATAGGGGTTGTACGGTATCTGGTGATTTCAACCGTTTGCAGCAAGTTGTGTGGAATTTGCTCTCCAATGCGATTAAGTTTACGGCTTCTGGGGGAAAGGTGGAGGTGCAACTGGAGAAATTGCAGATTTCAGATTTAAGATGGCAAATTGAACACAAAAATTCTGCTTTATATCTGCAATCTGAAATCTCGAATTTGAAATTCAATCCATCTGCAAGATCGTATGCCCAAATCACGGTAAGCGATACGGGTAAAGGTATCAGTCCCCAATTTCTACCTTACGTGTTCGATCGCTTCCGCCAAGCCGATAGCACAACCACAAGGGCGCACGGTGGACTGGGACTCGGTTTGGCAATTGTCCGTCACCTGGTAGAATTGCACGGCGGTACAGTTAAAGCAGAAAGTGCCGGAGAAGGACTGGGTGCAACTTTCACGGTTTATCTGCCACTTCTGGAACAAACCAAAATAGTCAGAGAACCAAATTCTTCCCCTACTCCCTCCCTCCCCCACTCCCCCACTCTCCCCCTCTCCGGCGTGCGGGTACTCGTTGTTGATGATGAACCGGATACGCTAGAGTTTCTGAAAGCTGCTCTATCACAATATGGCGCTCAAGTCAAGGCTGTGACATCAGTTAGTTCGGCACTGGAAGCATTGGCAGAATGGAATCCGGATGTACTGGTCAGCGATATCGGAATGCCCCACGAGGATGGTTACGATCTCATTCGCAAGGTGAGGGCTTTGGAGTCGCAGACTGGGGGTATGCTTCCGACTGTGGCGCTGACAGCATATGCGATGGAAACAGACCGCACAAAGGTTCTGGCTGCCGGTTTTGATAGGCATTTAGCGAAGCCGGTAGATGCTGATGAGTTGGTCGGTGCGATCGTTCAACTTGTGAAAATTAAAAATGGGTGAGTGGGGGAGGAAATGTTAGTAAATTAAGTTTTGAATAGAGATTTAAAAAGAAGCGATCGTAATAATATTTAAGATTGATTCATTATTTCCAAAAATTCTTGCACGACTCGATCTGGTTGTTCGTTACATCTGGTTGTATCGTAATTTTGGATGATGCAAATACCGTGCGATCGAAAGGTGCGATCGCCTTTTTTCAATTGACAAATATCAGCAGTCAATTGCAAAATTGAACTGACTGCTGACATCTGACAAATTTAAGTTGTATACTCCGCGTTAATCTTCACGTAGTCATAACTTAAATCGCATCCCCAAGCTTTACCAAAGCCGGAACCGTTACCGATACTCACCGAAATTAAAACAGTATCTTCTTTCAAATATGCACCAGCAGCAGCAGCTTTCAAATATGCACTAGCAGCAGCGCGATCGAATGCCAAAGGTTGCCCATTTTCCATTAACAAAAAATTCCCCAAACTGATTTGCAAATCTCCTTGATCGAACTGCACGCCAGCACGTCCAGCTGCGGCGGCAATTCTTCCCCAGTTAGGATCGCGACCGAAAATAGCTGATTTAGCTAAAGATGAACCGGCAATAGTGCGAGCGACTTGACGCGCTGCTTTATCGTCAGTTGCGCCAGAAACTACTACTTCCATCAAACAAGTAGCGCCTTCGCCATCACGTGCGATCGCTTTTGCTAAATACTGACAAACTGCTGTTAGCATCGCCTCCAATTTTTCTGCATCTGCACCCATTTCTGTAATTGCGGGAGTGCGCGATTGACCGTTTGCCAAAGCAATTAAAGTATCGTTAGTACTGGTATCCCCATCAA
The sequence above is a segment of the Aerosakkonema funiforme FACHB-1375 genome. Coding sequences within it:
- a CDS encoding PAS domain-containing hybrid sensor histidine kinase/response regulator, whose protein sequence is MDSLPEPMKTNLLKEIFPDGGEMGKLMRSLDWSATPLGAVETWSASLRTSACICLASPFPTIVWWGPELIQFYNDACRPILGTATQDRALGQPGHCCWSEKWETIGPIVEAVLLEGKVVRSEKLMLSPDSNGDTKQHYFTFCCSPIWDETGKVGGVFAAIKETQLQEDEKLHRREREFKALVEISPDIMARFDKELRYVYVNSAIEKATGIPASKFIGKTNRDLGMPDEICSFWQNHLQYVFATLEERVIEYEFRATEETQYYQSRLVPEFDKNGAIEYVLGITRDITKLKQTESALLESNQRLECLIQASPLAIIALDVQGKLKMWSPSAERIFGWSAQEVPLDIRSVILDLGLQEIENSTSKEVRWQKKSGAEIDVSIWAAPMYDAKGNISGTIAAIADISDCKRAQVKSEKLIKLLESEQALLEAVLQQMPAAAIIAEAPSGRLLLGNKLVEKIWHQPFLEADSILQYQKNYRGFHPDGRLYAPEEWPLARSIATGEVITDEEINFQRGDGSRGIMRVRSTPIYSYEGAIVAGIMTFYDITERKRAKEALQASEERFRTLVNSMQDIVFTLDREQRHTGVFGSWWEKTGVKPEFFLDKTPREILGEEAAAIHEEANQRALAGETAIYEWLFQSANGTEYCQTSVSPLRNGDGEVIGLVGVGRDITKLHRAEEAQRFLAEASKVLTATLDYETTLRSVARLAVPYLADYCAIFVWEDGGQIRLVAFAHKDRSQERLLEELQSYPLDSNSNAPVAQVLRSGQPLLIEDVCNYTASLLNVASEAGSEGNIFKLFEAQGSDVDRYRFMGELAPKSLVVVPLVARGRTLGVISFTGTESRCRYQPSDLALAEDLAYRAALAFDNARLYTQAQEANRIKDEFLAIVSHELRTPLNAILGWATLLRKRQFDRATSDRALETIERNARSQSELIEDLLDVSRMLRGKVSLSLHPIDLVAVMEAATEAVRPSAQDKGIELKLLCQDRGCTVSGDFNRLQQVVWNLLSNAIKFTASGGKVEVQLEKLQISDLRWQIEHKNSALYLQSEISNLKFNPSARSYAQITVSDTGKGISPQFLPYVFDRFRQADSTTTRAHGGLGLGLAIVRHLVELHGGTVKAESAGEGLGATFTVYLPLLEQTKIVREPNSSPTPSLPHSPTLPLSGVRVLVVDDEPDTLEFLKAALSQYGAQVKAVTSVSSALEALAEWNPDVLVSDIGMPHEDGYDLIRKVRALESQTGGMLPTVALTAYAMETDRTKVLAAGFDRHLAKPVDADELVGAIVQLVKIKNG